Genomic DNA from Pedobacter africanus:
GAGTTACTGATGATCAATAGCCTGCTCAGATCGTTGGCTGATTATACAGTTACAGATGAACTGGATGATGTAAATATGCTTTTACTGGAACACCTTATCCGTAAAGCGGTAGTTTATATGGACAGGGAAGACGTATCGGGCATCAGGCATTACATAGGGAAGCCATTTGTATGTCTCGACATCAGGCGTTTTATCACAAATTTTAGTTTTAACAATGCGGAGTTTGAGGGGAGGGCAGACCGGGATTATTTAAAAAGTATACAACAATACCTGAGCACTTATTTTGAAGGCAGCAAACAGCACAACTAACAGCTATGGAAAATAAAAAGTATACCCTGATTACGGGGGCAAGTTCGGGCTTGGGCCGTGAGTTTTCTATACAATGCGCAGGTATGGGCATGAACATCATCATGATTGCTCTTCCTGGCAGCAATACCGTATCACTGGCAGATCACCTGATGCTGGAGTTTGGTATACAGATCAGCGTGTTTGAATTTGATATGACGGATAGCATTTTGCTGGTTGAAAAGCTAAATTACATTAATGAGCATTTTGAAATAGATTTTCTGATCAACAATGCAGGTATTGGTGGAACGGTGGCTATTACCGAAAGTCCGCTTACCGCGATTGACAGGATTTTGCAGGTAAACATCAGAAGCATGGTACTAATTACCCAGATCCTTTTACCAGGTTTGCTTAGACAGGAGAAAGGTCATATCCTGAACATTTCCAGTATGGCCGCTTTTACACCTATTGCCTATAAAACGGTTTACCCGGCTTCCAAGGCATTTATATCGTCATTTTCTCTGGGCTTAAGAGAGGAATTAAGCCCTACAAATTTATCGGTAAGCGTAGTTTATCCGGGGCCCATCATGACCAATTCCGGGGTATCAGCCCGGATAATAGGACAGGGCATGAAAGGCCGCATAGGCTTGCTGGCTACCTCCGAAATTGCCCGGATAGCGCTGAGGCAATGCCTGGCTGGCAAAGCGGTGATCATCCCTGGCTTCTGGAACAAGATCAATCATCGTATTATGGGCATTCTGCCTGTAGAAACCAAGCTTAAGATTGTATCTAAGGCTGTTAAAAAGGAAATGGCCATAAAATGATTGAAAAATGAGTAAAGTTCTAATAACCGGAGGCAATGGGTTTCTGGGGGCAAATACTGCCAGGGAATTGTATCGCCAGGGTTATGAGGTAAAGCTAATGATGAGGGCATCGGCCGATGTGATGGCTATAGCTGATATTCCGTGTGAGTTGTATTATGGCGACATCAGTAAGGAAGAAGATGTATTCAATGCTGTTAAAGGCTGTGACTATGTTGTGCATACGGCGTCGGTAACCGGGCAATGGGGCATAAGTTTTAAAACCTATGAAGAAATTAATGTAAAAGGAACAATCCATATCGTAAATGCCTGCCTGAAATACCAGGTA
This window encodes:
- a CDS encoding DUF6904 family protein gives rise to the protein MLKGCLFENGSGVKLLGELSDLKTLHDTVRKVRSVVVDYELAGTAASALLVDFLEKIEGAYSGRGLKEQAVIQHTDYTYYGFACSWVELLMINSLLRSLADYTVTDELDDVNMLLLEHLIRKAVVYMDREDVSGIRHYIGKPFVCLDIRRFITNFSFNNAEFEGRADRDYLKSIQQYLSTYFEGSKQHN
- a CDS encoding SDR family NAD(P)-dependent oxidoreductase, producing the protein MENKKYTLITGASSGLGREFSIQCAGMGMNIIMIALPGSNTVSLADHLMLEFGIQISVFEFDMTDSILLVEKLNYINEHFEIDFLINNAGIGGTVAITESPLTAIDRILQVNIRSMVLITQILLPGLLRQEKGHILNISSMAAFTPIAYKTVYPASKAFISSFSLGLREELSPTNLSVSVVYPGPIMTNSGVSARIIGQGMKGRIGLLATSEIARIALRQCLAGKAVIIPGFWNKINHRIMGILPVETKLKIVSKAVKKEMAIK